A segment of the Cenarchaeum symbiosum A genome:
CTAGTCGAGGTCCGGTGACCTGGAGTATACCAATGGCAAGGATTTTAACTTCGTTGGTGGCAGGCAGGATATGCAGGTAAGAAGGGTCGGAAACATCATACTCGCGGTCAAGGATATAGACCAGTCCCTCGAGTTCTACCACGAGGTGATAGGTCTCCCCATAAAGAGGCAGAGAAGGGCCTGGGTGGACCTTGGCACAACGGGGGCGCTGCTCAGCCTGCACCCGGCATCACTTACCGCAGAGCATGTCGGGGGGTCGCTCGACAACGGGATAACCATAGGCTTTCTGGTCGGCGACATAAAATCGGCGCTCGACGAGATGCGCGCCAAGGGCGTCACAGTCCACAGGGAGATAGTCGAGCGCGTGCCCGGAAAAAACGCCATAGTATTGGATCCAGACGGCTATCTTGTATCATTGTTCGAGCCAAACCCGGCAGACAAATCAGAGCAGACAGGCGGGTACCACGGGTTCACGCCGGCCTAGGCCAGGCGCCGTATCCCGGATATGATCTTCATGATGTTCTTTTGTTTTGCGTTGATTGATATGTAATAGGTCGCATCGCCCCTCTGGCATGCGACTATCGTGGCCTTTTTGTGCCGGAGCACCACATAGTCGAGAGCCCCCACTGCCGCAGACGGGCCCTTGCGGAGAGTAATCAGGGTCGACATGATAAAGAACTCGTCTTTTACCTGCTCGGGGCTGAGCAGCGGCTTTACACCGGGCCGGACCACTCCCGCAAGCGTCCGCCCCAGCCCGTTGATCACGCCGGCATACCGTATAGACGGGGACAATTCCAGCATCTTTTTGCACGTTGCACGGTATCCTGCAATCTTGGCATCCCATCTCTGGGCGGGGGTGATTGTCATGGCAGGACTAGCACTGTGGGATATTAAACGGTTTGCCGCCCGGGCTGAACAGTGCGGTCATTCCCCTTGAGCTCTGCATTCTCCTTTCGGAGCCGGGCGTTTTCCGCCCTGAGTGAATCAGGAGTCTCGCGGCCTGCATACAGGGGGTGGCCCGGAGGCACAAGCCTGGGGGACTGCCGGGCAAGGCCTGCGGCCATTCCAAGGTATGCCTCGCGGTAATCATCGAGGCCGGGCACGGGCCTGTTCATGCGCCCAAAGTATCCACTGATTGTGCCCCGTATTCCGGGCGCATTGGGCAGCCCCGGCGGAACGCGGGGAAACTGCATGGCAAGCGGGAGCATGTCCGGGTCTATCCCGTAGAGGCGCCGCAGGTGGTCGATGGGCTGTTCCATGGTAAGTACGGCCCGGGAGGTGTATTTTTGCCTTGCCCTCTGCGGGTTTGCCCCCCGGCCACGCAAGACAGGATTTCAGGCACGAACCCCGCCCTGGATTTTTCCCCACGCACGGGCTCAAATCTTTGCCATCTCTCTTTGTGCCTGCGGCGGCTAATTTTGATCGATCCCGGCTCAATTTGAGCTGATCGCAGATCCTTATAGAACAGCCCTTGATCGCAGATACCATGACACGGCACTGTACGCGCTGCAAGCAGGAGATGGCGGGCTCGGAATTATACAAGATAGTCATGTACGTGGTAAACGGCAAGTTTACCGAGCACCATTACGAGCATGTCGAGTGCCCCGGAAGGTTCTCTGTATAGACTAGCCCTTGTACCCGTATACCCCGTAGATCTCCCCTGTTCTCCTCGAGCGGTACTTCCAGTCTGTTCCTTTCCATTCTATCTTTTCAAACGAGCCCTGCCTTGCGGGGTGCAGCCGGTCGTAGACGTCTATTCCTATGAGCACCTGGCCGGGCTTTGCGTGCGACTGGATCTTTGCGGCTATGTTCAGGACGGGGCCTATCAGGTCGACGGGGGCGCGGGCCTCGTCTGCGCCATACCTGACTACAAGCGCCCTGCCGTGGTCTATGCCCACCTTGATCCGAAGATCCGGGTAGTCGTACTGGTTGAGTATCGGGTTTATCCCGTCTTTGACTGCAGTTATCATGGATTTTGCGCACTCTACTACCGTATCGGCTATCCTAAGCGAGTCGCCCCCGGCAAAAAACGCGATCACAGCATCGCCTACAAATTTCAGCACAAAGCCCCCGTAGCGCCGGACCACATAGGCCATCTCCTGCGCAAACGAGCTGATTATAGTGGCTATCTTCTCCTCTGGCAGCTCCAGCGTCATGTCGGTAGAGCCCACAAGGTCCACGTACATTACGCCCATTTCTATCTTGGAGAAGACGTGCGATCTCAGATAGTTCTCGGATTCATCAAACGGCCCCGAGTATTCATAGCCCTTCCGGAGGGCACCCCAGACCCTCTTTTGTATCTCGGTGATCAGGGTCTCGGAATCTACCACGGGCGTGCCGCTCCGGCTGAGCAGCATGTCCACTATTGGAACGGCATGATCCTCCCCGGCGGCCATCATCGGCCCCCCGGCGCGGCAGGCCTGTGTGTTTTCATGCGTTGTCATGCACGGCGGCCAAAAATAACGGTTCCCATTTGGGAGCCGCCGGCCCGGGGCGTATCGCACGGGGCCTGTGCATGCCATCTTGCAGGCCGTGTTCCGGGGATCCCGGGCGCGAATTCTCCCGGGGGCCCGCAGGGGAGCCGGGATGTATGGCGCCGCGGCTTATTTCCCGGACCGTATCCATTGGGCAGAATTACAGCGCTTGCGCAGTCTCCGAGATGCTGTTCTAGAATGCCCGGCTGGTAAACTTGGGGCAAAAGTCAGACAGGGGCACGGGCAGTGTGCGGTCAGTGTCAGGAGGCAATCTATGGGATGTGCGCATTCCTGCAGGCCTATCGGAGGCTCCGGGGAGCCCCCGCGGGCATAACCGGCAGGATTGCAGGCGCATGGAGGAAGGGCTGGTTGGAAGGCTGGAGAATAGATGCGCGGGCCTAAGCGTCGGGGGCCCCGCACCATCCAAGCTGCCCCCATGGAGCAGGGGGCCCCGCAATACGGCCCATCTTGTACCTGTTCCAGGCGGCGTCCACGGATGATCTCCGACGCTCCGCATATAGCCGGGGAAGATGATGCCATCCAATCTGCCGGCCCGTCACCAAGGGGCCGCCCGCATCCTGCCGGGAGACTGCCAAATATCACCGCATTGAGCTTGCGGTTTCTAGCCACCAGTTGAGCTCTCCGCCGCCGAGACTTTGCCCTGCAGGGCCGCATCTCCTAGATCTCCATGGCGGTGTGCGTTTCATGCTGCATGGGTTTTTCGGCCAGATGCCGTCAAAGTCGTGCATGGCGTAAACACACACGCTCGTTTAGATTAAAATAATGGATCAGTGCAAGATTGTCGTGAGGCCCATTCCCAAAGGCGAAGAGGAGAGAATCCGCATGATGCAGGATATTGTGCACTCGGGCATAAAAAAGATGCACAGGGTCCGGTTCCGCTTTTATGAGGAAGAGTTTACGGACCACCTGAAGGATATCATGTTCGACTTGAAGGATTTGTACACCATGGAGCGGGAGCTAAAAAAAATGCGCAAGATGCTCAATATCATGGAATTTGAAAGACAGGAGAGATTGCGCATAAAATAGGAGCCCAAAAGAATGCGTAAAGTGTGCGATATATCGCAGAGATCACACCAGGCAGACGACATTTGGAAGAGGCACCCGGGCGCCGGTTTGATCAGAATGTATACGCCCATATCCGCGCAGCATCCGTGTTTCTGTACAAATGCCGGAAGGGGATAACGGACCGGTTTTGAGCACGGTGCCGATTGTAGAGATTTTGCAGGGGACGATGATAGAGAGCATGCCAAATCATACATTGCTCTTGAACTAGCAGGGATAATTGCCGGGTATGCACGGCAGGGTCATAAAGCACGCGAGTTGTAATGACAGGCCGAACTGCGCAATGGAATGGGTGATTTTGTTGGAAAATGACAGTGGCCCCCGGCCACCATAACCCGGCGAAGATCGTCGTGTTACGGGGCGTAAGCCACTAATTGAACAGGAATGCTTTTTGTTTAATAATCTTTGTTTCCAAGCCGGTCGTAAGGGTTTAGGCTAGGCACGGAATAATCGACACCAAGCAGGAGCCATTGAGAATGGGATCACAGCACCGGCACGGACTCCTAGACGCTGCTCCAGAATACCCGCAGGTATGGAATGCCCGGCGGGAGGGCCTGTAGAATGGCCAAAAGACAAGGCATTACGGGCAGTGTCCGGTCGCAGCATCAAGAGGCAGTAATCCAACACACGCATCGCGGCAGACCTGCCGGAGGCTCCGGGGAACCCCCGCGGGCACAACCGGCGGGATTGCGGGTTCCAGGGTCATAATGCACGTGAGTCATCAAGACAGTCCAGTTGAACTGCGCAATCCAATGGACGATTTTGTTGGAAAATTATAGTGGCCCCCGGCCACCATAACCCGGCGACGATCGTCGTGTTACGGGGCGTAAGCCACTGTATGCACAAGGGCAGTTCTTGTTTAATAACATTTGTTTCCGGCATCTCTGGCAGGATGCAAAGGGTTTCCAAGGCAAGATCCGTGCCAGAAATCGGATTGAACGGGGGGCAAATTATCACAGATGATGCATGCAGCGGCGTTAAGGCAATCCGTGGATGCCAGGCTCCACATGGCGGAGCCGGTGTGCCGGGCACGGACGCCGGGCGGCATGACGTCCGGGGCTTGCATGTATCGAGGTGCGGAGTGTGCCAGTCCGGGGAATTTGCCGGCGATGGAGGCACAGGCCGCGTCAGGCATGCAAGGTTTAAGGATAGCAACGGATCACACCCGCGCATGCGGCTGGGCGGCTCAACCACTGACGAGTTCATAAAAAGCCTCAATGTCCCAGACGGCGAGGTGCGCAGCCTGTACAAGTCGGTAATGGAGGGGCTCACAAAGATGTCAAAAGAGCGCGTGATGTTAGGCGACAGCACGATAACAGAACAGCTCAGCTTTGATCCGGGCCGCGTAAAGGCGTACTATGAAAAGGTGGCTGCAGGACTCGAAGGGTGGGCCGTCCGGGGCGTCACCACCACCGGAGACAAGGACCTGCGCAGGATGTTTGCAAAGTTCGAGGTCCAAGAGGGCAGCTACATACTGGCGGGGCACGTCTCCATACAGTATCATGTTCTTTTGTACTACCGGCCGGAATACCACGTAGTCGAATGCCAAAAGGAGCTGGCAGACCTTGTCGACCGCACAAAGGACGCAGAAAAGGAAGCCGCCGAGGCATCAGAGGATTTAGTGGGGCGGCGCCTGGCAGAAGCTGGCCACGAGGGCGCGGAAGGCCAGAAGCTGTTCGAGGCGTTCTATCAGAACGACGGGTTGATCGAGGGCATAACGCAGGAGCTCGAAGAAGGCGGGGACAGGGGGCTAAAAAAGATGGAGGAGAGAAAGCTCGAACTCTTCAAGGAGCTCGACAGTCTGCTTACAGAGACGTACCAGACCACGGGCGTGCTCATAGATGATGCAAGGCTGGTCTCTGGAGAAGAGGGCGTGCTGTATTCCACCGACATAGAGTTTCTGCGGGGGTCTGCGCGCGAAGGATTGTTCGATCCCCGAAAGGTGCCGGCTGCCGTCCAGGAGAAGCTGATCGGCCGCCTCGGGGATCTGCTGGCGGCAGTAAAAGCCGCCGGCGCATCCGTGGGATAGGCCGCACGCCATAAACCAGCAGCCCCTGCTCACAATAGTTATCAATGACTGTCGGCCGGCTGCAACATAGATGGGCATTAGAGCGGGGCTTTAGTTGGCAGGCATGATCCTCTCCGATCAGGCCAAGGGGCGCCTGCGGGCAGGCCTGCGCGCGGCTGGTCCCCTGTTCCTACTTGTGCTGTCCCTGGCCGCGGCCCCGCATGCAGAGGCCCTGCCGGGTATTCTCTCGGCCACGCTGGATTCAGACGGCGTGCTGCTCACCATTGTATTTGACGATACAGTGGATGCATCAGATATAGATCCGTCAAAGATACACGTAAGGGACGGAGGGGCCCTCTCCGGGGGCGCCACATTTGCAGGAGGGCTGCTATCTAGCGCAGAGCCCGACACTGTCAGGCTTGCCGTGCCGCATAATGCAAGGGCCATTGTGGCAGGGTACGCATCCCCTACGTTGCACTTTGACGCAGGCGCGCTCGAAAAGGGAGGCGAGGCATTTCCCCCTGTGTTTGCATTCCCCCGGGATGATGCGGCGCCCTTCTTTGCCCTTGCAGAAGCCACCCCGCAGGGGCTGGCATTCTCGCCTGATGGAACACTGATGTTTGCCGTCGGGTCCACCCAGGATACCGTCTTCCGGTATGCATTGGACCCGCCGCACGATGTGGCATCTGCGGTGCTCTCAGGATCATACAGCGTGCGGTCCGAAGAGAACAACCCGCGCGGGCTTGCCTTCTCGCCGGATGGTACAAGGATGTTCGTCGCCGGGGGCACGGACTTTGTGTACCAGTATTCATTGGGGGAGCCTTTTGGTTTTGATCCCGCCCCTGCATTTGACGGCAGCATAGACGTCAGCGCGTCGGATACAGAGGTCTCGGGTTTGGACTTTGGGGACGGGGGCCTGCGGATGTACATATCGGGCTACCAGAGGGGCAGCATATACCAGTACGACCTGGCAGAACCGTACGAGATAGCCGGGGCTGTTAGCGCCGGAAGCTATGACGTCGGGGCCGAGGACGGGAGGCCCCGCGGGGTGGTAGTCTCGGAGGACGGCCGCACAATGCTGATTCTCGGGCAGAGCACCACCAGCGTGTACCGGTACTATCTCGGGGAAGCATTTGACGTGGAAGCTGCCATGCTAGTAGAGTCCATGCCGGTCGCAGAATCAGAGAACAGCCCGCGCGGGCTTGCGGCATCTGGCGACGGCAGGACAGTCTTTGTCACTGGGGCCATCGACGACAGGGTGTACGCGCATGAGCTCGGCGACCCGTACGACCTGTCGGGATCCCTGCATATACCCGGGGGCAACACAGGGGTGCCCGGGGAGTCGTCGCCAAACGGCGTGGTCTTTGCGCCCGACGGGACAGTCATGCTGGTAGTCGGGAGCGGCAGGGACCTTGTATACAGGTACGAGCTGCCACACCCGTACGATACGGGCGGCGCCGCGCTCGATAGCGTCTCGAGGACGAGGCCGGCTGCGCGCAGCCCCGAGGGAATCGCCTTCTCGAACAACGGCAGCGTCATGCTGATTCTGGACAGGGGCACATCCAGCATATACGGGTACAACCTGGCAGAACCGTATTCACCTGCAAACGAGACTCACACTTCCGCATTCTCTGTGGCCGCACACGAGGCCACCCCCACGGGGATCGGCCTTGCGTCTGACGGCAGTTCAGTCTTTGTCACGGGCTCTGATTCGGACAGCGTGCACAGGTTCGGACTCGGGGGCAACCTAGACCTCGAATCGGCCGTGCATCTATCCTCCTTTGACGCTAGCCCGTACGTGACTGGCCCCACGGGAGTCGCAATTTCTGCAGACGGGCACAAATTGTTCATCAGCGAGCGCGTTACAGATAGGGTGCACAGGTTTGAGATGGCCGACCCATACGAGATAGCCGCCGCCGTATACGTCGATTCACTGGATGCATCCGCACAGGACGACGTACTGCTGGATATTACATTTGCAGCAGACGGCTCGGCTCTCTTTGCGGTAGGCGGCAGAAACGATATGGTGTACGCCTATGCGCTCGGCTCTGCCTACGACATCACGCCGTCGGCAAAAGTCATATCTGTCGCCTCGTCTGTCACTTCGGGGCTCGCGCTCTCAGAGAACGGCGCCATCATGGCCCAGGCCGGCGGCAGCACGATAGGCGGCTCTGCGCTCGGAACGCCGTATGCGATACATACCGCCATTCCCTCAAATATTGTAGCGCCGCCGGGCGAGGACAACCTGAGCGGGGTTGCATTTTCTGACGACGGGAGGTTCATGTATGTGGTGGGAAGGGACCTGCTTACCGTATACAGGTATACCATGAACCCGCCATTTGACATATCCACGGCCACGTTGAACAGCCAGTCGCTGCCCCTGCCCGGCGGCGTCAACCCGGCAGCTGACGCGCCTACCGGCCTCGACATATCGGATGACGGCAGATACCTGTACGTCTCAGACGACAACGGCAACATATACCGGTTTGACCTTGGAGGCCCGTACAGGCTCAACT
Coding sequences within it:
- a CDS encoding methylmalonyl-CoA epimerase/lactoylglutathione lyase (COG0346) — translated: MQVRRVGNIILAVKDIDQSLEFYHEVIGLPIKRQRRAWVDLGTTGALLSLHPASLTAEHVGGSLDNGITIGFLVGDIKSALDEMRAKGVTVHREIVERVPGKNAIVLDPDGYLVSLFEPNPADKSEQTGGYHGFTPA
- a CDS encoding adenylate cyclase (COG2114) — encoded protein: MACTGPVRYAPGRRLPNGNRYFWPPCMTTHENTQACRAGGPMMAAGEDHAVPIVDMLLSRSGTPVVDSETLITEIQKRVWGALRKGYEYSGPFDESENYLRSHVFSKIEMGVMYVDLVGSTDMTLELPEEKIATIISSFAQEMAYVVRRYGGFVLKFVGDAVIAFFAGGDSLRIADTVVECAKSMITAVKDGINPILNQYDYPDLRIKVGIDHGRALVVRYGADEARAPVDLIGPVLNIAAKIQSHAKPGQVLIGIDVYDRLHPARQGSFEKIEWKGTDWKYRSRRTGEIYGVYGYKG